The following proteins come from a genomic window of Pocillopora verrucosa isolate sample1 chromosome 6, ASM3666991v2, whole genome shotgun sequence:
- the LOC136281936 gene encoding probable T4-type lysozyme 2 has translation MERKEILLLLVFSCVYLKCFVQAEKCDPKPLIKQHEGYKRCVYLDTSKKRTIGYGFNMQKDGAREEFIKADPREHCQCIAEKVYNTFLKSPLTKWNKECPCCSIYGETSKYSCVPCLDDEYIERLLDSSLKTAIVDAGVVIGKSTFHALCCSVQNAIVDMAYNLGRTSFKKFKKFKAAIEKRDWDKAAYEAKDSIWCGQVKTRCTNISEIIGAGC, from the coding sequence ATGGAGCGGAAAGAGATTCTTCTGTTACTTGTTTTCTCGTGCGTCTACctcaaatgttttgttcaagctGAAAAATGTGATCCAAAACCATTGATCAAACAGCATGAAGGCTACAAGCGATGCGTCTATCTTGACACAAGCAAAAAGAGAACTATCGGCTATGGTTTTAACATGCAAAAGGATGGCGCAAGAGAAGAATTTATCAAAGCAGACCCGAGAGAGCATTGCCAATGTATAGCAGAGAAGGTATACAACACGTTTTTAAAGAGCCCTTTAACTAAATGGAATAAAGAATGTCCTTGCTGCTCCATATACGGTGAAACATCTAAATATTCCTGCGTTCCTTGCCTCGACGATGAATACATCGAAAGGCTCCTGGACAGCAGCTTGAAAACGGCCATTGTTGACGCTGGAGTTGTGATCGGCAAAAGCACTTTCCACGCTCTTTGTTGTTCTGTGCAGAATGCCATAGTCGACATGGCGTATAATCTTGGCCGGACAAgctttaaaaagttcaaaaagtttAAAGCTGCGATCGAGAAAAGAGACTGGGATAAAGCAGCGTACGAGGCTAAGGATTCTATATGGTGTGGGCAAGTCAAGACTCGATGCACGAACATCTCCGAAATCATTGGAGCTGGATGCTGA